Genomic DNA from Nostoc sp. C052:
CGTTAACCAATTTTTTACGTTCTCGGATTCTCTCTTTTACTGTCATCAATCGTGGCGCTCAAGAAGCGATTATAATACTTTTAAAATATGGTCTAATTTTTATTGGCACACTGGTACTGTTACAAATCTGGGGACTTGACATTAGCTCTTTGACAATTTTAGCAAGTGCTTTAAGCGTTGGAATTGGCTTTGGTTTACAGGATATTGCTAAGAATTTTGGCAGTGGTTTAGTACTAGTATTTGAGCGTCCGATTCAGGTTGGAGATTTTGTGGAAGTTGGGGAATATACAGGTATTGTCGAGCGAATCGGTGCCAGAAGTACCGAGATTCGTACTCTTGACCACGTTTCAATCATTGTACCCAACTCTCGCTTCTTGGAAAAAGAAGTAATCAACTGGAGCCATCGCAACCCGATTTCTCGCCTTCATCTTCCCGTTGGCGTTGCCTATAGCTCAGATCCCAAAGCAGTGCAATCTGCTCTGTTAGAGGCTGCCTCTAAGCATCCCAATGTATTGCAGACTCCTTTGCCTCTAGTACTGTTTAAAGAGTTTGCCAACAACACCTTAAATTTTGAGTTATTAGTCTGGACTGCGGAACCTAATAAACAATTTTTGCTCAAAAGTGATTTATACTACATTATTTACGAAGTATTACAGCAACGAAAAATTGAAATTCCTTTTGCTCAGTTAGATTTACATCTGCGTTCTGGTAAGTTGGAATTTACGTCAGAAATGCAGTTAGCTTTAATACAGATGGTTGAACGATTATCAAATCAGGAGTCAGACATAGATTCAACCAATCCAATTGAAAAGGGTACAGAGGGTATAGATGCATGACCCGCATTTCTCACAAGTTTGAAATGCAGAGGGGCAGAGGGGCGGAGGGGATTGAACTTGGCACATTGAACTCTCCTCTGCTCCTCTGCTCCTCTGCTCCCCTGCACAAGCACAGGCTTTGAGCATTAGTGAGAAATCCAGGATGAGCGCTCGTAATCATGGGGGTCTACCCACAAAAATCATCCACTCGAATATCCCGCCAGACATCAGAAACCTGCCAGCCGGAATTGCCCACCGATTGTACCGGAGGATTGTCAAGAAATGGAATATAGTCAGGAACTCTAGGCTCTGAAATCGCTACTGGTTTATCATAAACCACAGGAACAGTAGAATTGACAGTATCGGCTTGAAGAAGTTGGTCTTCTGCTTCTTCGATTAATTTCATCTGTTTTAGGGTAAGCTTGTCGGATTTTTTGATGATTTTCTTAGTGTGTATCTCATTAGAAGTATTCATTGAATATTCCCTTGAAGGCATTGGTTTAAAATTTGTCTGAGTAAAGTTGGGAGAAGTTAGGTATTAATAATTGCACGGAATTAACAAGATACACCAAATTCATGGAAAATACGAGTCCCTTGCAGAAGAATTTATTAATTGTGTACAAATCTGTTTTCGGGTAGATGTCCCAGCATAATCTTTTGCACAGATGTAAGTATTAAGCGTAGGCGTAGCTCGCCGCAGGCATCGCTTCTTCATCATGACTGTAGGTTAAGATTGTTTTGCGCTTTTAACTCCTAATAAGCAGATAATAGATGGTTAAGAGTTTTCGCTCATTAGGAACAGCGTTGAGAAACTTATCAGGTGAGAAAGGCACAATCTTAGTAGTAGATGACGAAGCCAGCATCCGCCGGATTTTACAGACGCGATTAGAAATGATTGGCTACAGTGTAGTTACAGCTAGTGATGGTGAAGAAGCTTTATCAGCTTTTCGCTTGTTGACCCCTGATTTAATAGTTCTAGATGTAATGATGCCAAAGCTGGATGGCTACGGTGTCTGTCAAGAATTACGGAAACAATCAGACGTACCAATTATTATGCTAACAGCCTTGGCAGATGTAGCAGACCGAATCACTGGGCTTGAGCTAGGTGCTGATGACTACATGACGAAACCTTTCTCACCCAAGGAACTGGAAGCTCGAATTGCCTGTGTACTAAAACGGCGCTCCCACAAAACCAGTATCAATACTATTCCTAACTCTCTTATAATTCATGCAGGCGACCTGAAAATCGATACAAGTAAGCGGCAAGTCCATAAAAATGAGCAACGCACTCGATTGACAGGTGTGGAGTTTAGCTTATTAGAGTATCTAAAATTGTTTGAATTTCCTCATACTTGTAGCCTTGATAAACCAGTTTAACTGCTAAAGCTTTTCTAACTTCACGGGCATCTGGGCGATTATC
This window encodes:
- a CDS encoding mechanosensitive ion channel family protein produces the protein MFDFHRLRLPLKYLNILITVLTFVLFFWFTPVVSQALTKAPVILDGQQLFRISDSGQYSAQERTNLINSQLKNVISTSESIQVKIEKRNQLPTILLNDRYLLTVTQQDTLPGSTLDEQANIWAQQIKEALQEAHLERTKTYLQRTTFIAAAIFIITVGFSWLLGWIKHQFIRVASLRLTTSNAIPNSETLKVLELFFKLVLASMRIGLWMSAILYITNLFPFTRQWSYQISNILITSFTSPILTLGKNPYSLTELIVLVGLLFGLVIFAGTLTNFLRSRILSFTVINRGAQEAIIILLKYGLIFIGTLVLLQIWGLDISSLTILASALSVGIGFGLQDIAKNFGSGLVLVFERPIQVGDFVEVGEYTGIVERIGARSTEIRTLDHVSIIVPNSRFLEKEVINWSHRNPISRLHLPVGVAYSSDPKAVQSALLEAASKHPNVLQTPLPLVLFKEFANNTLNFELLVWTAEPNKQFLLKSDLYYIIYEVLQQRKIEIPFAQLDLHLRSGKLEFTSEMQLALIQMVERLSNQESDIDSTNPIEKGTEGIDA